The genomic window TGGCCCATACCGAAACGGGACTTGGCTGCCTCCAACTGGTCCAGCAGCCGGCGCAGCGAGTCGCTGGGCATCGAGGATGGGTCGGCGCTTCAGCGCTCCACGGCTAACGCCACCGAATTCCCGCCTCCCAGGCACAATGCAGCCACACCCTTGTGCGCGTTGCGGCGAATCATCTCATACAACAGCGTCACCAGGATGCGCGCGCCGCTGGCCCCGATCGGATGCCCGATTGCCACGGCGCCGCCGTTCACGTTCACTTTCTCAGGATTCAGTCCCAGTTCACGGATGACCGCCAGCGCCTGCACCGAAAAGGCTTCGTTCAGCTCGTAGAGATCGGGATCATCCGGTTTCCATCCGGTCTTCTTCCACAGCCGGCGCACGCCTTCGACCGGAGCCATCATCACCCAGGCGGGATCGACGCCGCTGGTAGCCTGCGCCACGATGCGCGCCATCGGTTCCACGCCCAGTTCCTTCGCGCGACGCGCGCTGGTCACCACCAGGGCTGCAGCGCCGTCGTTCACGCCCGGCGCGTTGCCCGCCGTCACGGTGCCGTCCTTCTTGAACGCCGGCTTCAGCTTGGCCAGCGCCTCGAGCGACGTGTCTTCGCGCGGACATTCATCCTTGTCGAAGCGCACGACTTCGCCTTTCCTGGCGGGAATCTCCACCGGGACGATCTGCGCCTGGAAGCGGCACTCCTTGGTGGCAGACAGCGCCTTGCGATGCGAGTGCACGGCGAACTCATCCTGCTCCTGGCGGGTGATTTTGTATTTTTCGGCGACGTTCTCGGCGGTCTGGCCCATGTGGTAGTTGTTGTACACGTCCCAGAGCCCGTCGTGAACCATGGAGTCGATGATCTGCGCGTTGCCCAGCCGGTATCCCTTGCGCGCCTGCGGGAGCAGGTACGGCGCGTTGGTCATGGATTCCATGCCGCCGGCCACCACGACCTCGCTGTTCCCTGTCTGGATGGCCTGGGCCGCCAGCGCGACCGATTTCAGTCCCGAGCCGCAGACTTTGTTGATGGTCATCGCCGCCACTTCCTTGGGCAAACCGCCGCCGAGCGCGGCCTGACGCGCCGGATTCTGACCCAGTCCGGCGGAAAGTACGTTGCCCATGATGCACTCGTCGACCTGCTGCGGATCGAGCTTCGCGCGTGAAACCGCTTCGCGCACCACGATCGCGCCCAGTTGCGGCGCGCTGAGGTCCGCCAAAGACCCCTGGAATTTCCCCACCGCCGTGCGGCAGGCCGAGATGATGACCACTTCGTCTAAGGACGGCATACGACACTCTCCGAAGGCTGGCGCCCCATCTTCAATTATAGACGCGCCTCCGCGCGCGACGATGCAAAACCCCGTCGTCCCGACGCTCGACTGCATCTACTTCGGCAAGCTCCGGCTCGCCCGCCGGCGCTCGAGCCGGACACAAGCGCTCCCGTCCGCCTTCGCGCCGCTTCGTGGCTCCTTTTTTTTCTTGACATCACTTCGCGTTGACCCTATACATTCAAACAGTGCAACGGAAGAGCGTTGCGAATCTCGCAAGAGAGAAAAGGGAGAATAGAGTCCAAATGGCAACCAAGAAGAAAGCCAAGAAGAAGAAACACTAACGAGTTTCTTCGGAACGACAAGGGGACGCCGCGAGGCGTCCCCTGACTTTTTGCGCAACAGACTTCAGGATTTGTCGCGCGGCTCGTCCGCCGAGGCCTCCAGTTCCAGCAGCATCTGCCCCGCGCCATTGCCGGCCAGCGACTCCACCCGCGTCTCCAGCCGCTCCAGTTGCCGTGAGCCCTCGTCGAAGCGGTCGGCGGCGTTCTTCAGGTGCTTGCCCAGCGTGGCGTAGCCGTCACTGAACTTTCCCACCTCCACGCGCAGCGTATCGATCTGCCGCAGGATGGACTCTGCGCGCCGGCTGATCTGCAGCCCTTTCAGTCCGATGACGATGGTCTGCAGGTAGGCATAGAGCGAGTTGGGCGAGACCGGGAACACGCGCCGCTCCACGCAGTACTCATGCAGGTCGTTGCCGTCCTCGTCGCGGATGATGGCCTCGTAGTACACGTTCTCCGCCGGGATGAAGGCCAGCGCGAATGGCAGCGTGCCTTCGTCCGGGCGCACGTACTTGCCTGCGATCTCGTCGATGCGGCGGCGCACGTCGCGCAGGAACTCCTTGCGCGCCGCCTTCTTCTCGGTGTCGGTCGCTCCCTCCGCCATACGGCGGAAGTTCTCCAGCGGGAACTTGGAGTCGATGGCCACCACGCCCTGCGGGAACTTGAGCACTGCGTCGGCGATGTCGCCGGACGCGAAGCCGTACTGCATCTGGAACTGGTCACGGGCGAAGACCTGGGAGAGCAGCGCTTCCAGTTGCACTTCCCCGAACCCGCCGCGCAAGCGGGGCGCAGAGAGTGCCCGCTGCAGGTCGGTGAGTGAACGCGACATTTCGGAGAGATTCCGCGCCTGCTCGCTCATCTCCCCGATCTGCCGCTGCAAACCGGCAAAGGCGGACTGCACGCTGGCCATCCGGTCGTTCACGGCCTTGGAAGTGGCCGACATGACGCCCACGTTCTCATGCAGCCGCTGGGCCAGGTTCTGGTTGAGCGCGTCCAGGCGGTTCCCCACTTCTCCTGCGACGGTCGAGAGCACCGTGTTCACGCTCGCGCCCACCGAAGAAAGCTGTGTGCCGAAATTGTGCAGGCTGCGATCCGTGGTTTCACGCAGCACATTCAGTTCCTGGCGCAACTGCGCGATCTCCGGGTCGGCGGCCCTGGGGGCGCGGCGCACCAGCAGCATCAGCAACACGACCACAGCGACGGTGAGGACGACAAGGGCAGCCTCGAGCATCACTGTACCCCCGCGGAAGCGACCGCCTCGGCGCGGAACAGGCGCTCTTCGGTGGCCGGACACACGGCACGATACGGACACCACTTGCAGTGAAAGCCCGGCTTGGCGCGAAAGTTCCCTGCCGCGATGCCCTCCGCCGCTTCGTGAATCTCCTCGACCGCGGCTTCCAAGGCATCCGCATCGCGGGAGGTCACCACACCGGCATTGGTTTCCAGGTTGTAGAAGACGATCTCCTCCGGCTCCAGTTCCCAGGCGCGCGCCGCGGCCAGGGCATAGATCGAGAGCTGCAGGCTGTCATCGGCGTCTTCCTGCGAGCGCGGCGAGCCGGTCTTGTAGTCCACGATGCGGATCCGGCGTCCGGTGATGCGGTCCACGCGGTCTACGCGCCCGGTCACGGCCACGCCGTCGAGTTCGATGTGAAACGTCCGCTCGGTGTCGAGCACATCCGGAAGCGGCTGGACAGCGGCCTGATCGAAGAACCGCGTCAGCTGCTCGACCCCTTGCCTCTCATACAGCTCGCGTTGCAGCGCGTCCTCGAGTTTCGCCTTTCCCAGTTCCTCGCGGAAACGATCGAGCACCCACTCGCGCACCGGAGGCATTCCGCTTCGAACCGAGTTGTAAAAGTCCTTGAGCACAGTATGCACGGCTGCGCCGTATTCCATGGCGGGGGCGGGCTCGCCCGGAAGGTTCCAGTCACGCTCGATCTTGAATCGCAGCGGGCAACGCCGGTAGGTCTCGATTGCGGATGCGCTGAGCGCGGCCTCGGCTAGCGGCATCCTGGGCGGCAGCTCGATCCACGGCTCGATGGCCGATGCGGCCGCGGCCTGGCCGAACAGGTCCACCTGCATCTCCCGCGCGTGGCGCAACTGCAGCCGGTGCCGTATGGATCGGTCTTCATGTAGCCGCCTTAGATATTGCGCCGGCACTTTCTTGCCTCCGCCCATCTGCGGCCCGAAGAGAACCAGCGAATTCTTCGCCCGTGTGGCGGCCACGTAGAAAATGCGCAGTTCCTCCTCGTGGTGAAGTTCTTTTCCTTCCAGAGGAACGGGGGCGTGGGCGCGCGACAACTCACGCGGAAACTCGAACAGCGGTGCGCGATAGCCGACGGGGAAGGAATTCGATGTCACGCGAATCACGTACACGTGATCGAACTCCAGCCCCTTGGCCAGATGCACCGTCATCAGGCGCACAGCGTCGCCTCCGTCACCCAGGGTGGTTGTGACCTTGCCGCCGGCCTCGACGAAGTAGCCAAGGTACTCCAGGAACTCTGCCAGCGTTCCCGCCCCGGTGATGGGCTTCTCAGTCCACTGCTGGACGAAATCCCGGAATGCGCGCACCGGTTCCGCGTCCGTCGCCAGATGAAACCGTTTCAGCGCGAAGTCGATCAGTTCCGGCAGCGGTGTTCCGCTCGCAGCCTTGCGCCGTACATCATCCAATGCGGCCAGAATCTCCGCACCGCCCGGCTGCGCTTTCAGGATTGCCTGCAAGTCAGGCTTCTTGGCGGCCGCCAGTTCCTTGCGCACGCGGGGACCCTCGAGGCCGAAGTGCGGCAGGGCCGCCACTCGCAGCAGGCTGACGGAATCCTGCGGGATTTCAGCCGCGCGCAAAATGGCCAGCAGGTCACGGACCTCACTGGTGTCCAGCACATCCACTCCCTCCACCGCAACCGGCACTTGCTGGGCTTCGAACTCGGCGACCAGTGCATTGCGGTGCGACACGATGCGGTAGAGCACGGCAAAGTCGCGCCAGCGGCAGTTCAGCTTGCGCTTCCGCTCGGCAATGGTGCGGACCACCTCGTGGGCCTCGTGCTGCGGGCTGGGGGACAGCACGATCTCGACCGGCGCTTCCCTCCATGTTTCCGCGGCCATGCGCGCGCGCCCTTCCCGCGCCGATCGCAGAGGTTCGCGGATGAACTCCAGCGTCGCGCCCGAAGCGCGCAACGGCGCCGGGTTCCGCTGGATGGCGGCGAAGGCGCAGTCCAGGATGGTCTGGGTGGAACGCTGGTTCTCCTCCAGCGGCAGCACGCGCGCACCCGGGAAGCGGCGCAGAAACTCCTCGAAGGCTGCGCTCGAAGCTCCCCGAAACCGGTAGATGGCCTGGTCCGGATCGCCCACCGCGCAGACGTTCTTCTGCTCGCCGCCCAGGAGCTGGGCCAACTCGATTTGGGCCACGTTGGTGTCCTGGAATTCGTCGATCAGGATGAACCGTGCCTTCTGGCGTTCTTCGGCCAGCAGCCGCGGTTCCTTCTCCAGGAGTTCGACCGCTCGCGACACCATGTGACCAAACAGGCCGAGATTCTCCGCCGCCAGCATCTCTTCCACCTTGCGGTAAACGCGGGCGATCTCCTCACAACGCGCCAGCACTTCTTCGTCGCTGATCCGGTCGGCGTCGCGCGGCATGGCGATGCGCGGCAGCGGCAATTCCCCCGTCCGCAGCCGCGCCACATAGCCTTCATAGGCGGCGGCATCGACGCGATCTTCCAGACAGCGGTCGAAAAAAGTGATCAGGTGATCGAGGAACTCACCGGGGCGCGCGGCGCGCAGGAACCGCTCGAGCGGAAGCTCCCGCAGGCGCCGTCGCAGGAACACCCACAGGTCCTCCCGGAAGAGCAACCGGAAACCCTTCCCGCGGCCGCGCAACACGCTGTTGCCGACGGCATGGAACGTATCCGCCCTCAGGCCGCGCGCCTTCGCCGCTCCCAGGCGCTTCTGCACCCGCTCCTGCAACTCGCTGGCGGCATTTACCGTGAAGGTGACGGCCAGGATCTCTTCCGCGCGGGCATGTCCCTCCGCAATCAGGCGCACCACGCGCTCCACCAGCACCGTGGTCTTGCCCGTCCCTGCACCCGCAAGGACCAGCAGGGGCCCGTGCGTGTGCTCGACCGCTTCGCGCTGCTTCTGGTTCAGGGAGACTTCCACAAAGGTTCGCGGGAACGCCTGACCGCAATTATGCGGGAGCGTAATCCGTGCGGCAACTACCCGGAAATGGTGCAGTCGCGCGCCCGGTGGTTCAGCCGAGTTCTGCCTGCACCACGGCCAATGCGGCGATCGCTGCGGTCTCGGCGCGCAAGATACGGGCGCCCAGCGAAGCTGCGGTCCAGCCGGCATCGCTGAACCGGCGCAACTCAGCTTCGGTCCAGCCGCCTTCGGGACCTACTGCCAGCGTGACTGCATCCGTCCCTCGGAGAGCTTCCTTCAGTGTCTGGCCGTGCTCCGTCTCGGCCAGGACGATGCGGCAGCCTGAACGCTCGGCCAGAGCGTCAGGCAGTGGGAGAGGCTCCTCCACTTCGGGAGCGGACGTCCGGCGTGACTGCTGTGCCGCCTGTCGTGCAATCCGCCTCCAGCGCTCCGCCCGCTTCACCGCCGCGCGCGCGAGGTGTGCGTCTGTCCGCTGCGCGATCACAGGAACGACGCGAGCCGCACCCAGTTCGGTGAGCTTCTCGATGGCCCACTCCATGCGGTCGAACTTGAAGACCGCCAGCAGGACAGTGACACCCGTCGTGGCCACTTGCGGCAGTTCTTCGCCCAGGTCGAACTCCACCCGGTCTTCGCTGACCCTGGTGACCCGCGCACGATGCACGCGCTCTCCGGCGACCACGTCGAACTCCTGGCCCACACGCGCGCGCAGCACTCGTGCCAGGTGGCGCGCACGGGCGCCGGTCAGGGCGGCGCGCGAACCGGCCACCTCGTCGGCGATCCAGCGGCGCCGGGTCATGGCGGCCTATTCGAAGATGTCGCGCATCTTCTTCAGAAAGCTGCGGCTCTCGGGGCGGTTGTCGACGCGCCAGGTCGACTCCAGCTCTTCCAGTAGCTCGCGTTGACGCCGCGTCAGCTTGCTGGG from Terriglobales bacterium includes these protein-coding regions:
- a CDS encoding acetyl-CoA C-acetyltransferase, with the protein product MPSLDEVVIISACRTAVGKFQGSLADLSAPQLGAIVVREAVSRAKLDPQQVDECIMGNVLSAGLGQNPARQAALGGGLPKEVAAMTINKVCGSGLKSVALAAQAIQTGNSEVVVAGGMESMTNAPYLLPQARKGYRLGNAQIIDSMVHDGLWDVYNNYHMGQTAENVAEKYKITRQEQDEFAVHSHRKALSATKECRFQAQIVPVEIPARKGEVVRFDKDECPREDTSLEALAKLKPAFKKDGTVTAGNAPGVNDGAAALVVTSARRAKELGVEPMARIVAQATSGVDPAWVMMAPVEGVRRLWKKTGWKPDDPDLYELNEAFSVQALAVIRELGLNPEKVNVNGGAVAIGHPIGASGARILVTLLYEMIRRNAHKGVAALCLGGGNSVALAVER
- a CDS encoding DNA recombination protein RmuC is translated as MLEAALVVLTVAVVVLLMLLVRRAPRAADPEIAQLRQELNVLRETTDRSLHNFGTQLSSVGASVNTVLSTVAGEVGNRLDALNQNLAQRLHENVGVMSATSKAVNDRMASVQSAFAGLQRQIGEMSEQARNLSEMSRSLTDLQRALSAPRLRGGFGEVQLEALLSQVFARDQFQMQYGFASGDIADAVLKFPQGVVAIDSKFPLENFRRMAEGATDTEKKAARKEFLRDVRRRIDEIAGKYVRPDEGTLPFALAFIPAENVYYEAIIRDEDGNDLHEYCVERRVFPVSPNSLYAYLQTIVIGLKGLQISRRAESILRQIDTLRVEVGKFSDGYATLGKHLKNAADRFDEGSRQLERLETRVESLAGNGAGQMLLELEASADEPRDKS
- a CDS encoding ATP-dependent DNA helicase translates to MEVSLNQKQREAVEHTHGPLLVLAGAGTGKTTVLVERVVRLIAEGHARAEEILAVTFTVNAASELQERVQKRLGAAKARGLRADTFHAVGNSVLRGRGKGFRLLFREDLWVFLRRRLRELPLERFLRAARPGEFLDHLITFFDRCLEDRVDAAAYEGYVARLRTGELPLPRIAMPRDADRISDEEVLARCEEIARVYRKVEEMLAAENLGLFGHMVSRAVELLEKEPRLLAEERQKARFILIDEFQDTNVAQIELAQLLGGEQKNVCAVGDPDQAIYRFRGASSAAFEEFLRRFPGARVLPLEENQRSTQTILDCAFAAIQRNPAPLRASGATLEFIREPLRSAREGRARMAAETWREAPVEIVLSPSPQHEAHEVVRTIAERKRKLNCRWRDFAVLYRIVSHRNALVAEFEAQQVPVAVEGVDVLDTSEVRDLLAILRAAEIPQDSVSLLRVAALPHFGLEGPRVRKELAAAKKPDLQAILKAQPGGAEILAALDDVRRKAASGTPLPELIDFALKRFHLATDAEPVRAFRDFVQQWTEKPITGAGTLAEFLEYLGYFVEAGGKVTTTLGDGGDAVRLMTVHLAKGLEFDHVYVIRVTSNSFPVGYRAPLFEFPRELSRAHAPVPLEGKELHHEEELRIFYVAATRAKNSLVLFGPQMGGGKKVPAQYLRRLHEDRSIRHRLQLRHAREMQVDLFGQAAAASAIEPWIELPPRMPLAEAALSASAIETYRRCPLRFKIERDWNLPGEPAPAMEYGAAVHTVLKDFYNSVRSGMPPVREWVLDRFREELGKAKLEDALQRELYERQGVEQLTRFFDQAAVQPLPDVLDTERTFHIELDGVAVTGRVDRVDRITGRRIRIVDYKTGSPRSQEDADDSLQLSIYALAAARAWELEPEEIVFYNLETNAGVVTSRDADALEAAVEEIHEAAEGIAAGNFRAKPGFHCKWCPYRAVCPATEERLFRAEAVASAGVQ
- a CDS encoding RsmE family RNA methyltransferase yields the protein MTRRRWIADEVAGSRAALTGARARHLARVLRARVGQEFDVVAGERVHRARVTRVSEDRVEFDLGEELPQVATTGVTVLLAVFKFDRMEWAIEKLTELGAARVVPVIAQRTDAHLARAAVKRAERWRRIARQAAQQSRRTSAPEVEEPLPLPDALAERSGCRIVLAETEHGQTLKEALRGTDAVTLAVGPEGGWTEAELRRFSDAGWTAASLGARILRAETAAIAALAVVQAELG